One genomic window of Prochlorococcus sp. MIT 0801 includes the following:
- the murI gene encoding glutamate racemase: protein MRIGLFDSGIGGFSVLKKVIELCPDNSFIYLADTARLPYGVKTNNEIKKIAEEISSWFSYQKIDAFLVACNTTNAIALDVLKNNLDVPVFDLIGSAASTIKESRVGVLATPSTVKNKAYTNAILDIKPKTFVIEQPCPDFVPMIEMDNINSDEITDVANGYLQPLLKQKIHSLILGCSHYPLITPLLTEILPSGVKLIDPAEALSLKLKLFMDSKTSNFSKRRKSVDLKFYVTSNLENFPNKAKHWLDVFPEVNLVSLQKKGWVS, encoded by the coding sequence ATGCGTATTGGATTATTTGATAGTGGTATTGGAGGTTTTTCTGTTCTAAAAAAGGTTATTGAGTTATGTCCAGATAATTCATTTATATATTTGGCTGATACAGCAAGACTTCCCTATGGAGTAAAGACAAATAATGAGATCAAAAAAATTGCTGAAGAAATATCATCTTGGTTTAGTTATCAGAAAATTGACGCTTTTTTGGTTGCTTGTAACACAACAAATGCTATTGCCTTGGACGTACTCAAAAATAATTTAGATGTCCCTGTTTTTGACTTGATTGGCTCTGCTGCCTCAACCATTAAGGAATCTAGGGTAGGTGTTCTCGCAACTCCTTCTACAGTAAAAAACAAGGCTTATACAAATGCAATTTTAGATATCAAGCCCAAAACATTTGTAATTGAGCAACCATGCCCTGATTTTGTTCCAATGATTGAAATGGATAACATTAATTCAGATGAGATTACTGATGTTGCGAATGGATATTTACAACCTCTTTTAAAACAAAAAATTCATTCTTTAATTCTTGGCTGTAGTCATTATCCTCTCATAACTCCTTTGCTGACTGAGATTTTACCCTCTGGTGTTAAATTGATTGATCCAGCAGAAGCTCTTTCTTTGAAGTTGAAGTTGTTTATGGATTCAAAAACAAGCAATTTCTCAAAGAGAAGAAAATCAGTTGATTTAAAGTTTTACGTAACCTCTAATCTTGAAAATTTTCCAAATAAAGCTAAACATTGGTTAGATGTGTTTCCTGAAGTTAATCTGGTTTCACTACAGAAGAAGGGCTGGGTCTCTTAA
- a CDS encoding 2-phosphosulfolactate phosphatase family protein: MKLSYFYAAADVPDGIIPESSVVIDVLRATTTIAWALENGADSVQVFADVDELKNQANAFDSKEKILVGERGGKKLDGFDLGNSPLGVSTERVKGKRVFMSTTNGTRSLHRVRESKSLYTMALPNRKAIAERLKSDNPKEVWIVGSGWEGSYSLEDSLAAGALASLLMDQLESVQILNDELMASIALWKNWENDVEGCLRIASHGQRLAGIGNHDDDFACCASLDNLSVIPKQIEMGVLRSN; encoded by the coding sequence ATGAAACTTTCTTATTTTTATGCGGCGGCAGATGTGCCTGATGGGATTATTCCTGAATCTTCAGTCGTGATTGATGTTTTGAGAGCTACAACAACTATTGCCTGGGCTCTTGAAAATGGAGCTGATTCAGTGCAGGTGTTTGCAGATGTTGATGAACTTAAAAATCAGGCAAATGCTTTTGACTCTAAAGAAAAAATACTTGTTGGAGAGAGAGGAGGAAAAAAATTAGATGGATTTGACTTGGGAAATTCTCCATTAGGAGTCTCAACTGAGAGAGTAAAAGGAAAAAGAGTTTTTATGAGTACTACCAATGGAACAAGGTCACTACATCGTGTCAGAGAATCCAAAAGTTTGTACACAATGGCACTCCCAAACAGAAAAGCTATTGCTGAAAGATTGAAAAGTGATAATCCAAAAGAGGTTTGGATTGTTGGTAGTGGGTGGGAGGGTTCCTATTCTTTAGAGGATTCTTTAGCCGCTGGGGCTTTAGCCTCTCTTTTAATGGATCAATTAGAATCTGTTCAGATATTAAATGATGAATTGATGGCCTCCATAGCACTATGGAAAAATTGGGAGAATGATGTTGAAGGATGTTTACGTATTGCAAGTCATGGACAAAGACTTGCAGGAATAGGAAATCATGATGATGATTTTGCTTGTTGCGCTTCTTTGGACAACCTATCTGTTATTCCTAAACAGATTGAGATGGGCGTACTTCGCTCAAACTAA
- a CDS encoding DUF1350 family protein, translating to MNTSRRISNVSCQWPSRPIGLIELIGGSYISIKPEVTYKRLISCLLKRNFAVHSWGYIPNFDHQLQANHAWKQFRQCRKILEKRVGLIPKSIRLGHSLGCKLHLLAPDGGRNCDGLVAMSFNNFKADKSIPLLRKMSQKLDFEAEFSPSPAETLNLVREHYEQINNLLIKFRNDNLDQNDLLLESLQKRPTDKSKIMQLEGNHLTPVSVGLREKLLKSNFQSLLKYEKIDLIVDQVTHWKV from the coding sequence ATGAACACTTCTAGGCGTATAAGTAATGTTTCTTGTCAATGGCCTTCAAGACCAATTGGTCTAATAGAACTAATTGGAGGTAGCTATATTTCAATAAAGCCAGAAGTTACATACAAAAGGCTTATTTCTTGTCTTTTAAAAAGAAATTTTGCAGTTCATTCATGGGGCTATATCCCTAATTTTGATCATCAACTTCAAGCCAATCATGCTTGGAAACAATTCCGTCAATGTCGAAAAATTCTTGAAAAGAGAGTTGGCTTAATACCAAAATCAATAAGATTGGGACATAGTCTTGGATGTAAATTACATTTACTAGCGCCAGATGGTGGAAGGAATTGCGATGGTTTAGTCGCTATGAGCTTTAATAATTTCAAGGCTGATAAATCTATACCATTACTTAGGAAAATGTCTCAAAAGCTTGACTTTGAAGCAGAGTTTAGTCCAAGTCCTGCCGAAACATTAAATCTCGTTAGAGAACACTATGAGCAAATAAATAATCTATTAATAAAATTTAGAAATGATAATCTAGATCAAAACGATTTATTACTTGAATCATTACAAAAAAGACCCACTGATAAATCTAAAATTATGCAATTAGAAGGTAATCACCTAACTCCAGTAAGCGTAGGGCTAAGAGAAAAGTTACTAAAATCAAATTTCCAAAGTTTATTAAAATACGAAAAAATTGATTTAATAGTCGATCAAGTAACTCATTGGAAAGTTTAA
- the sds gene encoding solanesyl diphosphate synthase has product MTTATEILQPVELDLEALLLDLRSLIGAGHPILQAAAEHLFSAGGKRLRPGIVLLISRALTSEKDLPLKHRKLAQITEMIHTASLVHDDVVDEADTRRGVETVHSRFDPRIAVLAGDFLFAQASWHLANLENLDVVKLLSRVIMDLAEGEIKQGLNRFDSSQSFESYLEKSYCKTASLIANSSKAIGVLSDVDQDSLNSLYFFGRQLGLAFQVVDDILDFTGNDEQLGKPAASDLQSGYLTAPVFYALEENPTLSELIIGKFSKKDDLDKALSLVRNSSAIKKSRELAEQFASESKDSISWLPDSPSKKALLELPEFVISRLY; this is encoded by the coding sequence ATGACCACAGCCACAGAAATTCTTCAACCTGTAGAACTTGATCTAGAAGCGCTGCTACTAGATCTTCGCAGTCTCATAGGCGCTGGACACCCTATTTTGCAGGCTGCTGCAGAGCATCTTTTTAGTGCAGGCGGTAAACGTTTAAGACCTGGAATTGTTTTATTAATATCAAGAGCTTTGACTTCTGAAAAGGATCTTCCTTTGAAACATCGAAAATTGGCACAAATTACTGAGATGATTCATACCGCTTCCCTAGTTCATGATGATGTCGTTGATGAAGCTGATACCCGTCGAGGTGTTGAAACTGTCCATAGTCGATTTGATCCCAGGATCGCTGTTCTTGCTGGAGATTTTCTATTCGCTCAAGCAAGTTGGCATTTGGCAAATCTTGAGAATTTAGATGTTGTTAAATTGTTAAGTAGAGTGATTATGGATCTGGCTGAGGGTGAAATAAAGCAGGGACTTAATAGATTTGATTCAAGTCAATCCTTTGAGAGTTATTTAGAGAAAAGTTACTGTAAAACAGCCTCTCTAATTGCTAACAGCTCTAAGGCTATTGGTGTTTTATCCGATGTTGATCAAGACAGCTTAAATTCACTCTATTTTTTTGGAAGACAGTTAGGATTGGCCTTTCAGGTGGTTGACGATATTCTTGACTTCACTGGAAATGACGAACAATTAGGTAAACCTGCAGCTAGTGATCTCCAAAGTGGGTATCTTACTGCACCAGTTTTCTATGCTTTGGAAGAAAATCCAACTCTTAGCGAACTTATTATTGGTAAATTCTCCAAAAAAGATGATCTTGATAAGGCTCTGTCACTAGTTAGGAACTCAAGTGCGATCAAAAAATCAAGAGAATTAGCCGAACAATTTGCATCAGAATCTAAAGATTCTATTTCATGGTTGCCAGATTCACCATCAAAAAAAGCTTTACTTGAACTACCTGAATTTGTTATCAGTAGACTTTATTAA
- a CDS encoding N-acetylmuramoyl-L-alanine amidase yields MFKDQSLKSKLGLFAGFVFCSNLFISLPLRSASALAAWALNSNGSLQLRTAAGAKLDAFYQSSTSDKGERVWIDFPGELSRPRTIKGNGSVKEIRLGKPSKGKTRLVIEFLPSVKLAPSKLKLIGTSRNTWELELIGLESNSFSSIEEGNILRNSIKRTYEKIKTQDLDVSSLPDVPYGKYKVVIDPGHGGSDPGAVGINGLRETDIVLEVSKSVSEFLTNKGVKTILTRNYERTLDLQPRVAKANNSKADAFVSIHANATRGKRKDVNGLETYYYSGYKGYSLAKNIQKQILIVSPQSPDRGVRRSRFYVIRKTSMPAALVEIGFVTGMYDADLLRQKSYRDIISFAIARGVLNYLKVSN; encoded by the coding sequence ATGTTTAAAGATCAATCTTTAAAGTCAAAACTAGGATTGTTTGCGGGATTTGTTTTTTGTTCCAATCTCTTTATTTCTTTACCTCTAAGATCTGCTAGTGCTCTTGCTGCTTGGGCCTTAAATAGTAACGGTAGCCTTCAATTACGAACTGCTGCTGGGGCTAAATTAGATGCTTTTTATCAATCCTCAACTTCTGATAAAGGTGAGAGGGTTTGGATTGATTTCCCTGGAGAATTAAGCCGACCTAGAACTATAAAAGGTAATGGATCAGTTAAGGAAATTAGACTAGGTAAACCCTCTAAGGGAAAAACGAGGCTTGTTATTGAATTCTTGCCATCAGTTAAATTAGCACCATCAAAATTAAAATTAATTGGCACATCGCGAAATACCTGGGAGTTGGAACTTATTGGTCTAGAAAGTAATTCTTTTAGTTCTATTGAAGAAGGTAATATTTTAAGAAACTCAATAAAAAGAACTTATGAAAAAATAAAGACTCAGGATTTAGATGTATCTTCTTTACCAGATGTACCCTATGGAAAGTATAAAGTTGTAATAGATCCAGGGCATGGGGGCTCAGACCCTGGTGCTGTTGGAATAAATGGATTAAGAGAAACTGATATTGTTTTAGAAGTGTCAAAGAGTGTTTCAGAATTTCTAACAAATAAAGGCGTTAAAACTATTTTAACTCGGAATTACGAGAGAACATTAGACCTACAGCCAAGAGTTGCCAAGGCTAATAATTCAAAAGCAGATGCTTTTGTGAGTATTCATGCAAATGCAACAAGAGGAAAGCGAAAAGATGTTAACGGCTTAGAAACCTATTATTACTCTGGTTATAAAGGTTATTCTTTAGCTAAAAATATTCAAAAACAAATTTTAATTGTTTCTCCGCAAAGCCCTGATAGGGGTGTTCGTAGATCACGCTTTTATGTAATTAGAAAAACATCCATGCCTGCAGCTTTAGTAGAGATTGGATTTGTTACTGGTATGTATGATGCTGATTTATTACGACAAAAAAGTTATAGGGATATAATTTCATTTGCTATCGCGAGGGGAGTACTGAATTATCTAAAAGTTTCAAATTAG
- a CDS encoding 3'-5' exonuclease → MQNRQKESEQLGFLYETTREISNKKEIDLGVKSSLNSKKEPVEILREERLPKNILILDTETTGLDNKNDDCLEVGSILFNVKTRSVLAQQSFLLPVENNNAEKINNIPAEITRLPQPLSEAIKYFESLVRVSDVIVAHNAEFDMKWFGLNKLPEIDKKWICSMDDITWPADRQLKPRPSVRDLALAYGVPVWNAHRALTDCIYLAEVFKRCSELEKLLIRALEPKILFRAEISYEERDLAKRAGFRWNDAIKGAWSKRMSRLEMEKLDFPVQEVDFNT, encoded by the coding sequence GTGCAAAATCGTCAGAAAGAAAGCGAACAGCTTGGCTTTCTGTATGAAACAACTAGAGAAATTTCTAATAAAAAAGAAATTGATTTAGGAGTAAAAAGTTCTTTAAACTCAAAAAAAGAACCGGTTGAAATACTAAGAGAAGAACGTTTACCTAAGAATATCTTGATTTTAGATACGGAAACCACAGGTCTTGACAATAAGAATGATGATTGCCTTGAAGTAGGTTCGATACTTTTTAATGTCAAAACTAGATCAGTGTTAGCGCAGCAATCGTTTCTTTTACCAGTTGAAAATAATAACGCAGAAAAAATAAATAACATTCCTGCTGAGATAACTAGATTACCTCAACCTTTATCTGAAGCAATTAAATACTTTGAATCTTTGGTTCGTGTATCAGATGTGATTGTTGCTCACAATGCAGAATTTGATATGAAATGGTTTGGTCTCAATAAATTGCCTGAAATTGACAAAAAGTGGATTTGTTCTATGGACGATATAACTTGGCCAGCTGATAGACAATTGAAGCCTCGCCCTTCTGTTAGAGATCTTGCATTGGCTTATGGTGTACCAGTCTGGAATGCACATAGAGCTTTGACAGATTGCATATATCTGGCAGAGGTTTTTAAAAGATGTAGTGAACTTGAAAAACTATTGATTAGAGCATTAGAACCAAAAATTCTATTTCGCGCTGAGATCTCATATGAAGAAAGGGATCTGGCGAAAAGAGCTGGCTTTAGGTGGAATGATGCAATTAAGGGTGCTTGGTCTAAAAGAATGAGTCGTCTGGAGATGGAAAAATTAGACTTCCCTGTACAAGAAGTCGACTTTAATACTTGA
- a CDS encoding carbon-nitrogen hydrolase family protein: MSDFLAAALQLTSTSDIDANLNAAEEQIELASRRGADLVGLPENFAFLGEDQKKLKIASSICEKCNSFLVTMARRYQVVLLGGGFPVPAGDGIRTLNRAELFGKDGQSLARYDKIHLFDVDLPEGNTYRESETIVSGSESPPVVDVPGLCKIGLSICYDVRFPELYRDLVNKGADLLMIPAAFTAFTGKDHWQVLLQARAIENTAYVVAPAQTGRHYGRRQSHGHAMVIDPWGIVLADAGVVQGAAIAPADKKRVERIRGQMPSLKHRKTELFI; encoded by the coding sequence GTGTCAGATTTTTTGGCTGCGGCCTTACAGTTAACAAGTACCTCAGACATAGACGCAAATCTCAATGCTGCTGAAGAACAAATTGAGCTAGCGTCAAGGCGTGGAGCTGACCTCGTTGGACTTCCTGAAAACTTTGCATTTTTGGGTGAAGATCAGAAAAAATTAAAAATTGCATCTTCAATATGTGAAAAATGCAATAGTTTTTTAGTAACAATGGCAAGGAGATATCAAGTGGTTTTGCTTGGAGGTGGTTTCCCTGTTCCAGCTGGCGATGGAATCAGAACTTTAAATAGAGCGGAGTTGTTTGGTAAAGACGGTCAATCTCTAGCAAGATATGACAAAATCCACCTTTTTGACGTTGATCTACCTGAAGGTAATACCTACAGAGAATCTGAAACAATTGTTTCAGGAAGCGAATCTCCTCCTGTTGTTGATGTGCCAGGTCTTTGCAAAATTGGATTATCGATATGTTATGACGTGCGATTCCCTGAACTTTATCGGGATTTGGTAAATAAAGGCGCAGATTTATTAATGATTCCAGCAGCTTTTACTGCTTTTACTGGAAAGGATCATTGGCAAGTCTTATTGCAAGCTAGAGCTATTGAAAACACAGCTTATGTTGTGGCACCGGCGCAAACTGGCCGTCACTATGGCAGAAGACAAAGCCATGGACATGCGATGGTCATTGATCCATGGGGGATAGTTTTAGCAGATGCAGGAGTTGTTCAAGGAGCCGCAATAGCTCCTGCTGATAAAAAAAGAGTTGAGAGAATTAGAGGACAAATGCCCAGCTTGAAACATCGAAAAACAGAGCTTTTTATTTGA
- a CDS encoding UbiD family decarboxylase, which produces MKLFRQEPLTRDIRDFLTLLEKKGQLKRISSQVDSDLEIAAISDRVLGMGGPALLFENVRGSSIPVAVNLLGTMERVVWSMGLERQEELEDLGKKLALLQQPRPPKGFKETKAFASVAWDLLKARPDIDLLPPCHQQVIGEKELDLNHLPLLRPWPEDAGGAITLGLVITKDPETGVPNVGVYRLQRQSAKSMTVHWLSVRGGAGHLRKAAAMNKKLEVAVAIGVHPLLVMAAATPIPVQLSEWLFAGLYAGEGVRLTKCKTLDLQVPSHSEIVLEGSISPGEEMMDGPFGDHMGFYGGAESSPLIRFQCMTQRKKPIFLTTFSGRPPKEEAMLAIALNRIYTPILKQQIPEIIDFFLPMEALSYKLAVISIDKAYPGQAKRAAMAFWSALPQFTYTKFVVVVDSTINVRDPRQVVWVLSSQVDPQRDLFILENTPFDTLDFASENIGLGGRLAIDATTKIGPEKNHDWGKPLTRPKELEDKVDERWAELGLSELENNQPNPELFGYVIDEIMRQKQTNNS; this is translated from the coding sequence ATGAAATTATTTCGTCAAGAACCTCTTACACGGGACATTAGAGATTTTCTTACTCTTCTAGAAAAGAAAGGACAACTTAAGAGAATAAGCAGTCAAGTTGATAGTGACTTAGAAATTGCGGCCATAAGCGACCGTGTCCTTGGAATGGGAGGTCCTGCTCTACTTTTTGAGAATGTAAGAGGATCATCAATACCTGTTGCAGTGAATTTACTGGGGACAATGGAACGTGTGGTTTGGAGTATGGGTTTAGAGAGGCAAGAAGAATTGGAAGATTTAGGTAAGAAATTAGCTCTTCTGCAGCAACCACGGCCTCCGAAAGGATTTAAAGAAACCAAAGCTTTTGCTTCAGTTGCATGGGATCTACTTAAAGCACGTCCAGATATTGATCTATTGCCACCATGCCATCAGCAAGTAATTGGTGAAAAAGAATTGGATCTAAATCATTTACCACTTTTGCGTCCCTGGCCAGAGGATGCTGGAGGTGCCATAACTTTAGGTCTCGTAATAACGAAAGATCCTGAAACAGGCGTACCAAATGTTGGTGTTTATAGACTCCAAAGACAATCTGCAAAGAGCATGACAGTCCATTGGTTAAGTGTTAGAGGAGGCGCTGGGCATCTTCGTAAAGCAGCTGCAATGAATAAGAAATTAGAAGTAGCTGTTGCTATTGGCGTTCATCCACTTCTTGTCATGGCGGCAGCAACTCCTATTCCAGTGCAGCTAAGTGAGTGGCTTTTTGCAGGTTTGTATGCAGGTGAAGGTGTTCGATTAACAAAATGCAAAACTCTTGATCTTCAGGTACCCAGTCATAGTGAAATTGTTCTTGAAGGGTCTATATCTCCTGGAGAAGAGATGATGGATGGTCCTTTTGGAGATCACATGGGGTTCTATGGGGGTGCTGAGTCCTCCCCTTTAATTAGATTCCAATGTATGACTCAAAGGAAAAAACCAATATTCTTAACAACTTTTAGTGGTAGACCTCCAAAAGAAGAAGCAATGCTGGCCATAGCATTAAATCGAATTTATACACCAATACTTAAACAACAAATACCTGAAATTATTGATTTTTTCCTTCCTATGGAGGCCTTAAGTTACAAGTTAGCGGTTATATCAATAGACAAAGCATATCCAGGCCAAGCTAAAAGAGCTGCGATGGCATTTTGGAGTGCTTTGCCCCAATTTACTTATACAAAATTTGTCGTCGTCGTCGACTCCACTATCAACGTAAGAGATCCAAGACAAGTGGTTTGGGTCTTATCCAGCCAAGTTGACCCTCAAAGAGATCTATTTATTTTAGAGAATACTCCTTTTGATACCTTAGACTTCGCTAGTGAAAATATAGGGTTAGGAGGGAGATTAGCTATTGATGCAACAACAAAAATTGGTCCAGAGAAAAATCATGATTGGGGAAAGCCACTGACAAGACCAAAAGAACTTGAAGACAAAGTCGATGAGAGATGGGCAGAGTTAGGATTGTCTGAGCTGGAAAACAATCAACCAAACCCAGAATTATTTGGGTATGTTATCGATGAAATAATGCGTCAAAAACAAACAAACAATTCATAA
- a CDS encoding HAD family phosphatase, with product MKKNWNFPKAFLFDLDGVLIDSEPLHGQAWRETAALFDLNLTDNQLKLLRGKRRIDCANELVKLIPKEVKAKELLTLHKPISRQLILTAQAMQGGESLVKRCHKNNIPMALVTSSSSESFQIKTAPHKWINLFSVMVLGDEKLLAKGKPAPDPYLLAAEKLNISAKECWAVEDSIAGVTSAIEAGCCVFFLKEKRDQLPKKEDFDQNINLKQITHLKEIEQILNEY from the coding sequence ATGAAGAAAAATTGGAATTTTCCTAAAGCATTTTTATTTGATCTTGATGGAGTTCTAATTGATTCAGAACCCTTACATGGACAAGCATGGAGAGAAACCGCAGCACTTTTTGATCTAAATCTAACTGATAATCAACTAAAGCTCTTAAGAGGCAAAAGAAGAATTGATTGTGCCAATGAACTGGTTAAATTAATTCCAAAGGAAGTAAAAGCAAAAGAGTTACTAACACTCCATAAGCCCATCTCAAGACAACTCATCCTCACTGCACAAGCAATGCAAGGTGGCGAAAGTTTGGTCAAAAGATGTCATAAAAACAATATCCCAATGGCGTTAGTAACCAGTAGCAGCTCTGAATCTTTCCAGATAAAGACTGCTCCTCATAAGTGGATAAATCTTTTTTCTGTAATGGTTCTTGGCGATGAAAAATTACTAGCCAAAGGGAAACCAGCTCCAGATCCATATCTATTAGCCGCTGAAAAGTTAAATATTTCTGCTAAAGAATGTTGGGCTGTTGAAGATTCAATTGCTGGAGTAACTTCTGCGATTGAAGCGGGTTGTTGTGTTTTCTTTTTAAAAGAAAAACGTGATCAACTTCCGAAAAAAGAAGATTTTGACCAAAACATTAATTTAAAACAAATCACACATTTAAAAGAAATTGAACAAATATTGAATGAGTATTAA
- the acs gene encoding acetate--CoA ligase translates to MNSDNSNSIESVLQEQRVFPPSDAFSHKSRISSFSKYLEMSEMAKSDPNKFWGDAAREELHWFKAFDKVLDWSKPPFARWFDGGKTNISFNCLDRHLSSSTADKVALIWEGEPGDQKKYTYKQLHKEVCKAANALKSIGIGKGDLVALYMPMVPEAAIAMLACARIGAPHSVVFGGFSSEALRDRLINGEAKAVITADGGFRKDKVIPLKDAVDSALENGACPKVESVLVVQRTKKLIAMDKGRDYWWHEIVDSQSEECFPEQMDSEDCLFVLYTSGSTGKPKGVVHSTAGYNLWSHLTFKWIFDIRENDVYWCTADVGWITGHSYIVYGPLSNGATTVMYEGVPRPSNPGAFWDVIQKHRISIFYTAPTAIRAFMKAGEKIPKQYDLSSLRLLGTVGEPINPEAWIWYRDVIGGGRCPIVDTWWQTETGGVMISPLPGATPTKPGSATFPLPGIEADVVNSEGESVANNEGGYLVVKRPWPGMMRNVYGDEKRFRESYWEYLKPSDNSHIYFAGDGARRDEEGYFWVMGRVDDVINVSGHRLGTMEIESALVSHELISEAAVVGRPDDLKGESIVAFVTLKTGAEANEKIEAQLKKHVVNEIGAIAKPDELKFTDSLPKTRSGKIMRRILRALASGDEISGDTSTLEDRSVLDKLRN, encoded by the coding sequence ATGAATTCAGACAATTCTAACTCTATTGAGTCTGTTCTTCAGGAGCAGAGAGTTTTCCCCCCCTCTGATGCCTTTTCCCATAAAAGTAGAATCTCATCTTTTTCAAAGTATTTGGAAATGTCGGAGATGGCTAAATCAGATCCAAATAAATTTTGGGGTGATGCAGCTAGAGAAGAATTACATTGGTTTAAAGCTTTTGATAAAGTCCTCGATTGGTCCAAGCCACCATTCGCTAGATGGTTTGATGGAGGAAAAACCAATATTTCTTTTAACTGTTTAGATCGTCATTTAAGTAGCTCAACAGCTGACAAAGTAGCCTTGATTTGGGAAGGCGAGCCAGGTGATCAAAAAAAATATACCTATAAACAACTACACAAAGAAGTTTGCAAAGCAGCTAATGCACTCAAGTCTATAGGTATAGGCAAAGGAGATCTTGTCGCTTTGTATATGCCTATGGTGCCTGAGGCTGCAATTGCAATGCTTGCTTGTGCAAGGATTGGAGCACCACATTCAGTTGTTTTTGGAGGCTTTTCTTCTGAGGCTCTGAGGGATCGATTAATTAATGGAGAGGCGAAAGCAGTAATTACTGCTGATGGTGGCTTTAGAAAAGATAAAGTGATTCCTCTCAAAGATGCCGTTGACTCAGCATTAGAAAATGGTGCTTGTCCAAAGGTCGAATCTGTTTTAGTTGTTCAAAGAACAAAAAAACTTATTGCTATGGATAAGGGGAGAGATTATTGGTGGCATGAAATTGTAGATAGTCAATCAGAAGAATGTTTCCCAGAACAAATGGATAGTGAGGATTGCTTATTTGTTTTGTACACTTCTGGCTCTACGGGCAAACCAAAGGGAGTAGTTCATTCAACTGCTGGGTACAATCTTTGGTCTCATTTAACTTTTAAATGGATTTTTGATATTCGTGAAAATGATGTTTATTGGTGCACAGCTGATGTGGGTTGGATCACTGGACACAGTTATATCGTCTATGGCCCGCTATCTAATGGAGCTACTACTGTTATGTATGAAGGAGTTCCTAGGCCCTCAAATCCAGGAGCTTTTTGGGATGTAATTCAGAAGCATAGGATTTCGATTTTTTACACTGCTCCAACAGCTATAAGGGCCTTTATGAAAGCAGGAGAAAAGATTCCTAAGCAATACGATTTATCTAGTTTGAGACTTTTAGGAACTGTTGGAGAGCCAATTAATCCAGAGGCTTGGATCTGGTATCGAGATGTTATTGGGGGAGGGAGATGTCCCATAGTTGATACATGGTGGCAAACAGAAACTGGAGGAGTAATGATTAGTCCTCTTCCAGGAGCGACTCCAACCAAGCCTGGTTCAGCAACTTTCCCTTTGCCTGGGATTGAAGCCGATGTGGTCAATTCAGAGGGGGAATCTGTCGCTAATAATGAGGGTGGATATTTAGTAGTTAAAAGACCATGGCCTGGAATGATGAGAAATGTTTACGGAGATGAAAAAAGATTTAGAGAGAGTTACTGGGAATATTTAAAACCTTCAGACAATAGCCATATATATTTTGCTGGGGATGGGGCACGAAGAGATGAAGAAGGTTATTTTTGGGTTATGGGGCGAGTTGATGATGTCATAAATGTTTCTGGTCATAGGCTTGGAACAATGGAAATAGAATCAGCATTAGTTAGTCATGAGCTCATCTCAGAAGCTGCAGTTGTGGGTAGACCTGATGACTTGAAAGGTGAGTCAATAGTAGCCTTCGTTACTTTAAAAACTGGTGCAGAAGCAAATGAAAAAATTGAGGCACAATTAAAAAAACACGTTGTTAATGAAATTGGAGCTATTGCCAAACCTGATGAATTAAAATTTACTGACTCTCTTCCTAAAACAAGAAGTGGCAAAATAATGCGCAGAATTTTAAGAGCACTGGCTTCGGGCGACGAAATCAGTGGGGATACAAGTACTCTTGAAGATAGATCAGTTTTAGATAAATTAAGAAATTAA